From one Lysinibacillus sp. G4S2 genomic stretch:
- the hpaE gene encoding 5-carboxymethyl-2-hydroxymuconate semialdehyde dehydrogenase: MQVQVTETKKNHEHTQVENIKLYINGQFVDSKSGATFENKNPFTNEINNYIAEGREADINQAVLSAKEAFENGPWSKMKLKERMEYINRIADLIDEEIEEIAFLESLDTGLPISQTRNQTARAAENFRFYARMVETKLHGESYPMDDEFINYTVYKPLGVIGLITPWNAPFMLETWKVAPALATGNTVVLKPAELSPLTANKLAEIIHKAEVPDGVFNVVHGFGETAGAALVAHPNVKAISFTGETTTGSTIIKNSADTLKKTSMELGGKSPLIIFDDADLERALDAAIWGIFSFNGERCTSNSRVFLHKNIKDQFVEKLKARVANIKIGDPMDSSTELGPLIEKGHYNKVKKYIEIAKQEGCKVVQGVVPEKVKAGNFVPPTLLLNAKNDMRVCQEEIFGPVMAVIEFETDEEVLHMANDVSYGLAGFVWTKDLKRAHRMADAIEAGMLWINAQNVRDLRIPFGGMKDSGIGREGGHYAMFEFYTEPKVIHVAIGDHHIPQFGK; the protein is encoded by the coding sequence ATGCAAGTTCAAGTAACTGAGACTAAAAAAAATCACGAACACACGCAAGTAGAAAATATAAAACTCTATATTAATGGACAGTTTGTCGACAGTAAATCAGGTGCTACTTTTGAAAATAAAAATCCATTTACCAATGAAATAAATAACTATATCGCTGAGGGCCGTGAAGCGGATATAAATCAAGCTGTTCTTTCAGCAAAAGAAGCGTTTGAGAATGGCCCGTGGAGCAAGATGAAATTGAAAGAAAGAATGGAATATATTAATAGAATTGCAGATCTTATCGATGAGGAGATTGAAGAAATTGCTTTCTTAGAATCATTAGATACAGGTCTGCCAATTAGCCAAACAAGAAACCAAACCGCACGTGCTGCAGAAAATTTCCGTTTCTACGCACGAATGGTTGAGACGAAATTGCATGGCGAATCTTACCCAATGGATGATGAATTCATTAATTATACAGTTTATAAACCTTTAGGAGTTATAGGGTTAATTACGCCATGGAATGCCCCATTCATGTTAGAGACTTGGAAAGTAGCGCCTGCATTAGCAACTGGAAATACTGTTGTTTTAAAACCAGCTGAACTTTCACCATTGACTGCAAATAAATTAGCTGAAATTATTCATAAAGCTGAAGTTCCGGATGGCGTCTTTAATGTCGTTCATGGTTTTGGAGAAACAGCAGGGGCTGCTCTTGTTGCTCACCCAAATGTGAAAGCGATTTCATTTACAGGTGAAACGACTACAGGTTCCACTATTATTAAAAACTCTGCAGATACGTTAAAGAAAACATCGATGGAACTAGGTGGGAAGTCACCTTTAATTATATTTGATGATGCAGATCTTGAACGAGCTCTAGATGCAGCAATATGGGGGATTTTCTCTTTTAATGGAGAACGTTGCACATCCAATTCTCGAGTATTCCTGCATAAAAATATTAAAGATCAATTTGTTGAAAAATTAAAAGCACGTGTCGCTAACATTAAAATCGGTGACCCAATGGATTCATCAACTGAGCTTGGACCGCTAATTGAAAAAGGTCACTACAACAAAGTAAAAAAATATATAGAAATCGCTAAACAAGAAGGTTGTAAAGTAGTTCAGGGAGTGGTTCCGGAGAAGGTAAAGGCAGGTAATTTTGTACCACCGACACTTTTATTAAATGCAAAAAATGACATGAGAGTATGTCAGGAAGAAATCTTTGGTCCCGTTATGGCCGTAATCGAATTTGAAACAGATGAAGAAGTACTTCATATGGCAAATGACGTATCTTACGGACTAGCTGGTTTTGTATGGACAAAAGATTTAAAACGAGCACATCGTATGGCGGATGCTATTGAAGCAGGTATGCTTTGGATTAACGCTCAAAACGTACGAGATCTTCGAATTCCATTTGGTGGTATGAAGGATAGTGGAATTGGAAGAGAGGGCGGTCATTACGCAATGTTTGAATTCTATACAGAACCAAAGGTCATCCATGTAGCTATAGGTGATCATCATATTCCGCAATTTGGGAAGTAA
- the hpaI gene encoding 2,4-dihydroxyhept-2-ene-1,7-dioic acid aldolase, whose protein sequence is MSRIRKAKESLKGSIAPVITPFKEDESLDLQTFKSLINWQIESGSHGISVTGTSGEPSSLTIEERELVMETASKTINGRVPFIPATGSVNHNEALRLTKAAQEMEADAAMVIVPYYNKPSQQALYKHYKTIADAVDIPIIIYNIPGRTGVNMEVTTMARLVEDCPNIIGAKESNKDFEHVNRVLLNCGRDFSLFSGIELLCYPMLTIGGKGSISATANVAPAKVAEMHNAWEEGDTEKALDLHFELMTLNDVLFKETNPGPVKAALGMMGKITPVLRKPMDLPSEALQNEIREVLHQYGILSNEIVTK, encoded by the coding sequence ATGTCTAGAATTCGAAAAGCTAAAGAAAGTTTAAAAGGTTCGATTGCACCAGTTATTACACCATTCAAGGAAGATGAAAGTTTAGATTTACAGACATTTAAAAGTTTAATTAACTGGCAAATAGAAAGTGGGAGCCATGGTATTTCGGTAACCGGGACTTCTGGGGAACCTAGTTCTCTAACGATCGAAGAGAGAGAGCTTGTGATGGAAACAGCAAGTAAAACGATTAACGGACGAGTTCCATTTATACCAGCAACGGGATCAGTAAATCATAATGAAGCGCTTCGGCTAACAAAGGCTGCTCAAGAAATGGAAGCAGATGCTGCGATGGTCATAGTTCCATATTATAACAAGCCTTCCCAGCAAGCATTATATAAACACTATAAAACTATTGCAGATGCCGTAGATATTCCAATTATTATATATAACATTCCTGGAAGAACAGGGGTGAATATGGAAGTAACAACAATGGCTCGACTTGTTGAAGATTGCCCGAATATTATTGGTGCCAAGGAGTCAAATAAAGATTTTGAACATGTCAATCGAGTGTTATTAAATTGTGGGAGAGATTTTAGTCTATTCTCGGGGATTGAACTTCTTTGCTACCCAATGTTAACAATCGGTGGAAAAGGTTCTATTAGCGCTACAGCAAACGTTGCACCAGCGAAAGTAGCAGAAATGCACAATGCTTGGGAGGAAGGCGACACTGAAAAAGCGTTAGATCTTCATTTTGAATTAATGACATTAAATGATGTGTTATTCAAAGAGACTAATCCTGGACCAGTAAAAGCAGCGCTGGGTATGATGGGTAAAATTACGCCAGTTTTACGTAAGCCAATGGATTTACCATCTGAGGCACTGCAAAACGAAATTCGTGAAGTTTTACATCAATATGGCATTTTATCAAATGAAATTGTAACTAAATGA
- a CDS encoding LysR family transcriptional regulator has protein sequence MDIRQLRYFATIVEEGQITRAAKKLHMAQPPLSQQLKALEEELSTLLIVRNGKNIELTAAGKVLYKRATHLLSQIEETIMEVKEVGEGLKGTLSIGSVKTCFSYLPERIRFFREKYSNVTFRLYEGDTYRLLQDLRNRHIEVAIVRLPLESESDDLSSLPLPPDHFVAVIPETWNYENTIRLDELSSMPLMLLQRIKGVGQYELVIEACRKYHYEPNIVCQCSDAAMIMSLVREGVGASLLPKSVLRSFSMNGLKILELEELSIQSDSAVIWLKDRYLSKSAVKFIETFKSEYNLNISQVE, from the coding sequence GTGGATATAAGACAATTGCGATACTTTGCCACTATTGTTGAAGAAGGCCAAATCACTAGAGCAGCAAAAAAATTACATATGGCCCAGCCCCCTCTTAGTCAACAGCTAAAAGCGCTGGAAGAAGAACTTAGTACTCTTTTGATAGTACGAAATGGAAAGAATATAGAACTAACAGCAGCAGGAAAAGTTTTGTATAAGAGAGCAACCCATCTTTTAAGTCAGATTGAAGAAACAATTATGGAAGTGAAAGAAGTAGGGGAAGGTCTTAAGGGTACCTTATCAATTGGATCTGTAAAAACATGCTTTTCTTACCTACCTGAACGCATTCGTTTTTTCCGAGAAAAGTATTCAAACGTTACATTTCGTTTATACGAAGGGGATACCTATCGATTATTGCAAGATTTAAGAAATAGACATATTGAGGTTGCTATAGTCCGGTTACCTTTAGAATCAGAATCAGATGACTTATCCTCACTGCCATTACCTCCGGACCATTTTGTAGCCGTTATCCCTGAGACGTGGAATTATGAAAATACAATAAGACTAGATGAACTTTCAAGTATGCCACTAATGTTGCTACAACGAATTAAGGGTGTTGGTCAATACGAGCTGGTAATAGAAGCTTGTAGAAAATATCACTATGAACCAAATATTGTCTGTCAATGTTCAGACGCTGCTATGATTATGTCTCTAGTTAGAGAAGGTGTCGGTGCTTCCTTACTTCCAAAGTCTGTCTTACGTTCATTTTCTATGAATGGCCTGAAAATATTGGAGCTTGAAGAACTTAGTATTCAATCAGATTCCGCCGTTATCTGGTTGAAGGACCGTTACCTTTCAAAAAGTGCTGTTAAATTTATTGAAACTTTTAAGAGTGAGTATAATTTAAATATTTCACAAGTAGAATGA
- a CDS encoding Ltp family lipoprotein, which produces MENAPREHKLALQKAEQYASTMKMSKAGIYDQLVSEHGEKFPADAAQFAIDNIVFDWKANALAKAEQYAEIMSMSNQAIYEQLISQHGEKFTAEEAQYAIDNLK; this is translated from the coding sequence ATAGAAAATGCACCACGTGAACATAAATTAGCATTACAAAAAGCTGAACAGTATGCTTCAACTATGAAAATGTCAAAAGCAGGTATTTATGACCAATTGGTTTCTGAACATGGAGAAAAGTTCCCTGCGGATGCTGCACAATTCGCAATAGATAACATTGTATTTGATTGGAAAGCAAATGCATTAGCAAAAGCTGAACAGTATGCTGAAATAATGAGTATGTCAAACCAAGCTATTTATGAACAACTGATATCGCAACATGGAGAAAAATTCACAGCAGAAGAAGCACAATATGCTATTGATAATTTAAAGTAA
- a CDS encoding IS3 family transposase (programmed frameshift) has protein sequence MTKRKSYDKEFKLEAVQLVESGKRVAEVARELDLAEQTLHNWVKKFSKDGEVAFVGSGNLKPEDKENKELEKRIRDLEEENAILKKANGHLCERPEVIYNFIQQHRHEFRVAKMCEVLGVSRSGYYEWLNRPKSNQKERKEKLTSQIKRVYLDSRRNYGSPKITKQLNSEGVSVSQKTVSRIMKEEGIRSKTVKKYKATTNSKHNLPVYPNLLDQQFKVERPGQAWVADITYIWTSEGWLYLATIMELFSRRIIGWAMDERMTKELVILALKRAIRTQTPTPGLIHHSDRGSQYASKEYQQVLRTNRMITSMSRKGNCYDNACIESFHSVIKRELVFHEKYKTRDQAKKSIIEYIVSFYNYKRIHSFTNYMSPIAYEKQYFKTSQKTKVI, from the exons ATGACAAAACGAAAAAGTTATGACAAAGAATTTAAATTAGAGGCAGTACAATTAGTTGAAAGTGGCAAGAGAGTTGCTGAGGTTGCACGTGAGCTGGATCTTGCAGAACAGACATTACACAATTGGGTAAAGAAATTTAGTAAAGATGGCGAAGTTGCATTTGTTGGTAGTGGGAATTTAAAGCCTGAGGATAAGGAAAATAAAGAATTAGAAAAAAGAATACGTGACCTAGAAGAGGAAAATGCCATCTTAAAAAAGGCTA ATGGGCATCTTTGCGAAAGACCGGAAGTAATTTACAACTTTATTCAACAGCACCGACACGAATTCCGTGTGGCAAAGATGTGCGAAGTATTAGGTGTTTCAAGAAGTGGTTACTACGAGTGGCTGAACCGACCAAAGAGTAATCAAAAAGAACGGAAAGAAAAGTTAACCAGCCAAATAAAACGAGTGTATTTGGACTCAAGAAGAAATTATGGTAGTCCGAAAATTACAAAACAATTGAATTCAGAAGGAGTCTCTGTATCGCAAAAAACAGTATCGCGAATTATGAAAGAAGAAGGCATTCGCTCAAAAACAGTGAAAAAATACAAAGCGACGACGAATTCAAAACATAATCTACCAGTATATCCAAATCTATTAGACCAACAATTTAAAGTAGAACGCCCTGGACAAGCGTGGGTAGCTGACATTACGTATATATGGACCAGTGAAGGTTGGCTCTATCTAGCAACGATTATGGAGTTGTTTTCAAGACGAATCATCGGTTGGGCAATGGATGAGAGAATGACAAAGGAATTAGTGATCCTCGCCTTAAAACGAGCAATCAGAACTCAGACTCCAACGCCTGGGCTCATTCATCATTCAGATCGTGGGAGCCAGTATGCGTCGAAGGAATACCAACAAGTGTTACGAACTAACAGAATGATTACAAGTATGAGTAGAAAAGGAAACTGTTACGATAATGCATGTATCGAGTCATTTCATAGCGTCATCAAAAGAGAGTTAGTTTTTCATGAAAAGTATAAAACGAGAGATCAGGCCAAGAAAAGTATCATTGAATACATCGTTAGTTTTTATAACTACAAGCGTATCCATTCTTTTACAAATTATATGTCGCCCATTGCATACGAAAAGCAATATTTCAAAACTTCACAAAAAACTAAGGTCATATAA
- the lepA gene encoding translation elongation factor 4 translates to MNREARLKRQENIRNFSIIAHIDHGKSTLADRILEQTKSLTSREMKAQLLDSMDLERERGITIKLNAVQLKYEAKDGEVYTFHLIDTPGHVDFTYEVSRSLAACEGAILVVDAAQGIEAQTLANVYLALDNDLEILPVINKIDLPAADPERVRQEVEDVIGLDASEAVLASAKAGIGIEDILEQIVEKVPAPTGDPDAPLQALIFDSVYDAYKGVIISIRIMQGTVKAGDKIRMMATGAEFEVIEVGVHTPKVVAQSELTVGDVGYLTASIKNVGDTRVGDTVTFANRPATEPLAGYRRLNPMVYCGLYPIDTARYNDLREALEKLELNDSALQYEPETSQALGFGFRCGFLGLLHMEIIQERIEREFNIDLITTAPSVIYNVHMTDESTVKVDNPSFMPDPQKIDRVEEPYVKATIMVPNDYVGAVMELCQLKRGNFMTMDYIDTTRVSIIYEMPLSEIVYDFFDYLKSNTKGYASFDYELIGYQTSKLVKMDILLNGEQVDALSFIVHRDFAYERGKVIVEKLKELIPRQQFEVPIQAAVGQKIVARSTIKAMRKNVLAKCYGGDISRKRKLLDKQKEGKKRMKQVGSVEVPQEAFMAVLKMDDSK, encoded by the coding sequence ATGAACCGAGAAGCACGTTTAAAAAGACAAGAGAATATACGAAATTTCTCTATTATTGCACATATTGACCACGGGAAATCAACGCTTGCTGACCGTATTTTAGAGCAAACGAAATCATTAACATCTCGTGAAATGAAGGCACAGCTCCTCGACTCAATGGATTTAGAACGTGAGCGAGGCATAACGATTAAATTAAATGCAGTACAATTAAAGTATGAAGCTAAAGATGGCGAAGTGTATACATTCCATTTAATCGACACACCAGGACACGTCGATTTCACATATGAAGTATCACGTAGTCTAGCTGCTTGTGAGGGCGCAATTTTAGTTGTCGATGCAGCACAAGGCATTGAAGCGCAAACACTGGCAAACGTTTACTTAGCGCTTGATAACGACTTAGAAATTTTACCAGTTATCAATAAAATCGATTTACCAGCAGCAGATCCAGAGCGTGTACGTCAAGAAGTTGAAGACGTAATCGGGTTAGACGCTTCTGAAGCGGTTTTAGCATCTGCCAAAGCCGGTATCGGAATTGAAGATATTTTAGAGCAAATTGTAGAGAAAGTGCCTGCACCAACGGGTGATCCAGATGCACCGTTACAAGCCCTTATTTTTGACTCTGTTTATGATGCTTATAAAGGTGTTATTATTTCCATTCGAATTATGCAAGGTACAGTAAAAGCTGGCGATAAAATTCGTATGATGGCTACTGGAGCAGAATTTGAAGTTATTGAAGTTGGTGTACACACACCGAAAGTTGTAGCACAGTCTGAATTAACAGTTGGTGACGTAGGGTATTTAACAGCATCGATTAAAAATGTAGGTGATACTCGTGTGGGGGATACAGTTACATTTGCTAATCGCCCAGCAACTGAGCCATTAGCAGGTTATCGTCGTTTAAATCCAATGGTATACTGCGGATTATATCCAATTGATACAGCGAGATATAATGATTTACGTGAAGCGTTAGAAAAGTTAGAGCTTAATGACTCTGCTCTTCAATATGAGCCAGAGACATCACAAGCACTAGGATTTGGTTTCCGCTGTGGCTTCTTAGGGCTTTTACACATGGAAATCATTCAAGAGCGTATTGAGCGTGAGTTTAACATTGATCTAATCACAACAGCGCCTTCTGTAATTTATAATGTTCACATGACAGATGAATCTACAGTTAAGGTTGACAACCCGTCATTTATGCCGGATCCTCAAAAAATTGATCGAGTGGAAGAACCATATGTAAAAGCTACAATCATGGTACCGAACGATTATGTAGGAGCTGTTATGGAGCTTTGTCAACTAAAACGCGGTAACTTCATGACAATGGATTATATCGATACTACACGTGTCAGCATTATTTATGAAATGCCGTTATCAGAAATCGTTTATGATTTCTTTGATTATTTAAAGTCAAATACGAAGGGCTATGCGTCATTTGACTATGAACTCATTGGTTATCAGACTTCAAAACTAGTGAAGATGGATATCTTATTAAATGGTGAGCAAGTCGATGCACTAAGCTTTATCGTACACCGTGACTTTGCGTACGAGCGCGGTAAAGTCATCGTTGAAAAATTAAAAGAATTAATCCCACGTCAACAATTTGAAGTGCCAATTCAAGCAGCAGTTGGCCAAAAAATTGTGGCGCGCTCAACAATTAAAGCGATGCGTAAGAACGTTTTAGCAAAATGTTACGGTGGGGATATTTCCCGTAAACGAAAACTTCTTGATAAACAAAAAGAAGGTAAAAAACGTATGAAACAAGTAGGTTCAGTCGAAGTACCACAAGAAGCATTCATGGCTGTTCTGAAGATGGATGATTCGAAGTAA
- a CDS encoding zinc ribbon domain-containing protein: protein MPSYTFRCNDCGDFTLFFKSMAGNKDKSTCPICQLESNRVYFAPNVYTLSRALSSQIEKGMEPQLMSREELGTNKPRKKAGTNRPWQFG, encoded by the coding sequence TTGCCTAGTTACACATTTCGTTGCAATGATTGTGGAGATTTTACGTTATTTTTTAAATCAATGGCAGGGAATAAAGACAAATCAACTTGTCCTATTTGCCAATTAGAGTCAAATCGGGTCTATTTTGCACCTAATGTGTATACACTTTCGAGAGCACTTAGTTCGCAAATCGAAAAGGGAATGGAACCGCAATTAATGAGTCGAGAAGAATTAGGGACCAATAAGCCAAGGAAAAAAGCGGGCACAAATCGTCCGTGGCAATTCGGGTAA
- the fmdA gene encoding formamidase, with product MVKTLYKLDLSKSMEEQAHPGHNRWHPDIPAAFSVDPGTSFRMECKDWTDGQIKNDDSPNDIRDVNLARVHVLSGPVYVNGVEPGDLLVVDILDIGTFQDSAWGFNGIFARENGGSFLVEEFPEAAKSIWDFEGIYTTSRHVPGVKFAGIIHPGLIGVAPSMELLQKWNEREKELIMTNPDRVPTLANAPTPERAVLGTLKGAEFDRVAKEGARTVPPRENGGNCDIKNLSKGTKIFFPVFVEGAKLSVGDLHFSQGDGEITFCGGIEMAGWIDLKVDVIKGGMETYKIYENPVFQPGPVDPNYNDFLVFQGISVDNKDGKQHYLDATLAFRRACLNAIEYLKTLGYTGEQAYMLLSTAPVESRINGIVDVPNACCTIAIPTKIFDKNIMPK from the coding sequence ATGGTGAAAACTCTGTACAAACTAGATTTAAGCAAATCAATGGAAGAACAGGCGCATCCTGGTCACAATCGATGGCACCCTGACATACCAGCAGCATTTTCAGTAGATCCAGGCACTTCTTTTAGAATGGAATGTAAAGACTGGACAGATGGACAAATTAAAAATGATGATAGTCCAAATGATATTCGGGATGTGAATCTTGCACGTGTTCATGTGTTGAGTGGACCGGTCTATGTGAACGGCGTTGAACCTGGAGATTTACTTGTCGTAGATATTTTAGATATTGGTACTTTTCAAGATTCGGCGTGGGGGTTTAACGGCATTTTCGCAAGAGAGAATGGGGGAAGTTTCTTAGTTGAAGAATTTCCAGAAGCAGCTAAATCAATCTGGGATTTTGAAGGCATTTATACGACTTCGAGACATGTACCTGGTGTAAAGTTTGCTGGGATTATTCATCCTGGCTTAATAGGCGTTGCTCCCTCTATGGAACTTTTGCAAAAATGGAATGAACGAGAAAAAGAACTCATCATGACCAACCCAGACCGGGTTCCAACGTTGGCCAATGCACCGACTCCGGAGAGGGCAGTGCTCGGCACATTAAAAGGGGCTGAGTTTGATCGAGTAGCTAAGGAAGGAGCTCGAACAGTACCACCAAGGGAAAATGGAGGGAACTGTGATATTAAAAATCTATCTAAAGGGACGAAAATCTTCTTCCCGGTATTTGTGGAGGGAGCGAAGTTATCGGTAGGAGATCTTCATTTTTCACAAGGGGATGGAGAAATCACATTTTGTGGTGGTATCGAGATGGCAGGATGGATTGATCTAAAGGTGGATGTCATTAAAGGTGGCATGGAAACCTATAAAATTTACGAAAATCCTGTATTCCAACCCGGCCCAGTAGATCCAAACTATAATGATTTCCTCGTTTTCCAAGGGATTTCAGTAGATAATAAGGATGGGAAACAACATTATTTAGATGCTACTCTTGCGTTTCGTCGGGCATGCTTGAATGCCATTGAGTATTTAAAAACGCTGGGTTATACAGGTGAACAAGCCTATATGTTGCTGAGTACAGCACCAGTTGAAAGTCGAATCAATGGCATAGTCGATGTTCCAAATGCTTGTTGTACCATTGCAATCCCTACAAAAATATTCGATAAAAATATTATGCCAAAATGA
- a CDS encoding acyltransferase family protein, translated as MSGKTFNHRYIPGLDGIRALAVLAVIAYHFNFSWASGGFLGVDIFFVLSGYLITSTILPLKGNQLTVGLGKFWLGRFRRLLPAAYVMIITSFAWATLFHQELLNTLRGDAISSIFYSSNWWFIFHKLSYFDSFGSPSPLKNLWSLAIEEQFYIIWPILLMIGLYIVKKQSKLAIFIFIGALCSATLMGILYEPGADPSRVYYGTDTRCFELLIGCWLALVWPMKRLSSQKLSTDHVNKLNIISVVAFTIFILSIIFVDEYQTFLYRGGMFLFCLNAAVLIACVCHPISFLGKILSLKPLRWLGSRSYGIYLWHYPIIVLGTPVHEIGNPSYWRVALQLVLILIIAELSYRFIEMPIRKEGFRSYYRQYLKFNKNKWGSFSVTRKISTVLIPLCLLVFLTGMTGVVGKEQTESKESQITEVKINGAESAAKQDDTVTKKETAESDSSNVEDEKVETSTQPDIKEPEQEEDDTAANAIDESYTGILAIGDSVMIDIAKSLHQVYPNITIDAKIGRQVSQAVKLAPNYASFNQPDKAVIIQLGTNGFFSNDQIDALLGAFSNADIYLVNARVPRPWEGKVNYSLQQKAQEQDNITLIDWHSAAINHPEFFAPDGVHLEQKGIDTLTNLIQQSIDNH; from the coding sequence ATGTCAGGCAAGACGTTTAATCATCGTTATATCCCTGGGCTTGATGGGATTCGAGCTTTAGCAGTACTAGCTGTTATTGCATATCATTTTAACTTCAGCTGGGCCAGTGGTGGGTTCCTAGGAGTAGATATCTTTTTTGTTTTATCAGGTTACTTAATAACCTCTACCATATTACCTTTAAAAGGAAATCAGTTAACAGTAGGATTAGGGAAATTTTGGCTGGGTCGATTTCGACGCTTACTACCTGCTGCATACGTAATGATTATTACTTCATTCGCTTGGGCGACCCTGTTTCATCAGGAACTTCTCAATACATTGCGCGGAGATGCAATATCCTCTATTTTTTACTCAAGTAATTGGTGGTTCATTTTTCATAAACTCTCTTATTTTGATAGTTTCGGATCCCCTTCACCTTTAAAAAATTTATGGTCTTTAGCTATTGAGGAACAATTCTATATTATTTGGCCGATTCTGTTAATGATTGGGCTTTATATTGTTAAAAAGCAGAGTAAATTAGCCATTTTCATCTTTATCGGTGCATTATGTTCAGCTACGTTAATGGGCATACTGTATGAGCCTGGAGCTGATCCGAGTCGTGTCTATTACGGGACAGATACGCGTTGCTTTGAATTACTAATAGGCTGTTGGTTAGCTCTCGTTTGGCCGATGAAAAGACTATCGTCACAAAAACTATCTACTGACCATGTCAATAAACTAAATATTATCAGCGTGGTTGCTTTTACTATTTTCATTTTAAGTATTATTTTTGTAGATGAATATCAAACTTTCTTATATAGAGGAGGTATGTTCCTATTTTGTTTGAATGCAGCTGTATTAATAGCATGTGTTTGTCATCCTATTAGCTTTTTAGGGAAAATACTTTCTTTGAAGCCTCTACGTTGGCTTGGTTCAAGATCGTATGGAATTTATTTATGGCATTATCCGATTATCGTATTAGGTACGCCAGTCCACGAAATAGGCAATCCTTCGTACTGGCGAGTTGCTTTACAGTTAGTTCTTATTTTGATAATTGCTGAATTATCGTATCGTTTTATCGAAATGCCCATACGTAAGGAAGGATTCCGTTCTTATTACCGACAGTACCTTAAATTTAATAAAAATAAATGGGGAAGCTTTTCGGTAACTAGAAAAATTTCAACGGTGCTCATTCCTCTATGCCTTTTAGTATTTTTGACTGGAATGACAGGTGTCGTAGGAAAAGAACAAACGGAATCAAAAGAATCCCAGATAACAGAAGTTAAAATTAATGGTGCAGAATCAGCTGCTAAGCAGGACGATACCGTAACGAAAAAAGAAACAGCAGAAAGTGATTCATCGAATGTCGAGGATGAGAAAGTTGAAACTAGTACTCAACCGGACATAAAAGAGCCTGAACAGGAGGAAGATGATACAGCTGCTAACGCTATCGATGAATCTTATACTGGAATATTAGCCATTGGAGATTCTGTCATGATAGATATTGCTAAAAGCTTACATCAGGTCTATCCTAACATTACAATTGATGCAAAAATTGGTCGCCAAGTTTCACAAGCTGTCAAACTGGCACCAAATTATGCTAGTTTTAATCAACCAGATAAAGCAGTTATTATTCAACTTGGTACAAATGGTTTCTTCTCGAATGATCAGATTGATGCACTACTTGGAGCTTTCTCAAATGCCGATATTTATTTAGTGAATGCTCGGGTACCGCGACCTTGGGAAGGTAAAGTGAATTATTCATTACAACAAAAAGCTCAAGAGCAAGATAATATTACATTGATTGATTGGCATTCGGCTGCAATCAACCATCCAGAGTTCTTTGCTCCAGACGGCGTACATTTAGAACAAAAAGGTATTGATACGTTAACAAACCTTATTCAACAATCGATAGATAATCATTAA